In the Methanofollis sp. UBA420 genome, one interval contains:
- a CDS encoding PAS domain S-box protein produces MRPYPEEIPKILERLKANPRGMSVTDLAGNLGINRNTVSRYLDMLLIAGEVEMRTYGKAKVFYPSQRVPLSAMINFASDGVVILDRNLTVVQANDRILSIAHADRDEVIGKRMGESTLSAFDHPLIRARIDDALGGEDVVEEIRFLQADGEFFFRMKILPTAFNDGNPGITIILEDITEQKESEEALRAGEAKFRALVEDINDIIWNLDSDQAFTYVSPKSFDLLGYAPEEMEGHSLLDFVPEKELEKVRTKFSAPFASGEPFSLLSIPLLHRNGRHLIFEASGTPDFDEIGDFAGYRMVARDVTERQQAERQVRGWKSFLHCIVQNIPDMVFVKEIEGGSYVFFNRSAEAFAGGTSESLTGKKDNEIFPPDLVPFMTCGEEQVLAEMKTFECPETAVSFRCGEKRYLQAKKIPITGSDGTMKYILTIICDVTTHVRADALLRSQRDLALALGSAATLGEALNLCLGAAVQAAGADAGAVYMTDDGSGDLVLAATTGVPPAFAGMMRRFDTGTTVASLLSGPASASWKAGDLPALDPSFAPLAEEGIAGVAAVPVKDGDRLMAVFLVASRRHTEIPAYGIRALETTTAQVANVIGRIRAQETVKTERDRAQRYLDVARVMIAVIGPDGTIERMNRMGCRILGYEEEEITGKNWFAALVPAHLRPRLEANFTKIMAGEVVPPDEEESPVLGRGGDEVCILWHNAIVRDDTGTITGMVSSGTPLPPSR; encoded by the coding sequence TCGGGATCAACAGAAACACGGTCTCGCGCTATCTTGACATGCTCCTCATCGCCGGCGAGGTGGAGATGCGGACCTATGGCAAGGCAAAGGTCTTCTACCCCTCCCAGCGGGTCCCCCTCTCCGCCATGATCAACTTCGCCTCTGACGGCGTCGTGATCCTGGACCGGAACCTCACCGTTGTCCAGGCAAACGACCGCATCCTCTCAATCGCCCATGCCGACCGTGACGAGGTGATCGGGAAGAGGATGGGAGAGTCGACCCTTTCGGCCTTCGACCACCCCCTGATCAGGGCGCGGATCGACGACGCTCTCGGGGGAGAAGACGTTGTCGAGGAGATCCGCTTCCTCCAAGCAGACGGCGAGTTTTTTTTCAGGATGAAGATCCTGCCGACGGCCTTCAATGACGGCAACCCCGGGATCACCATCATCCTCGAAGACATCACCGAGCAGAAAGAGTCTGAGGAGGCCCTCCGCGCCGGTGAAGCGAAGTTCAGGGCCCTTGTCGAAGACATCAACGATATCATCTGGAACCTGGACAGCGACCAGGCCTTCACCTATGTCAGCCCCAAGAGTTTCGACCTCCTCGGCTATGCGCCCGAAGAGATGGAAGGGCATTCCCTCCTGGACTTCGTCCCGGAAAAAGAGCTTGAAAAGGTCAGGACAAAGTTTTCCGCACCCTTCGCCTCGGGTGAACCCTTCTCCCTCCTTTCCATCCCCCTTCTCCACCGGAACGGCCGCCACCTCATCTTTGAGGCGAGCGGCACCCCGGACTTCGACGAGATCGGGGACTTTGCCGGCTACCGCATGGTGGCGCGTGACGTCACCGAAAGGCAGCAGGCCGAGAGGCAGGTGCGGGGCTGGAAGTCCTTCCTCCACTGCATCGTCCAGAACATCCCCGACATGGTCTTTGTCAAGGAGATCGAGGGCGGAAGTTATGTCTTCTTCAACCGGTCGGCAGAGGCGTTTGCCGGGGGTACCTCAGAGAGTCTCACCGGGAAGAAAGACAACGAGATCTTCCCGCCCGACCTTGTCCCCTTCATGACTTGTGGCGAGGAGCAGGTGCTCGCGGAGATGAAGACCTTCGAATGCCCGGAGACAGCCGTCTCCTTCAGGTGCGGGGAGAAACGCTACCTCCAGGCAAAGAAGATCCCGATCACCGGTTCTGACGGCACGATGAAGTACATCCTCACGATCATCTGCGACGTCACCACCCACGTCCGTGCCGACGCCCTCCTGCGGAGCCAGCGCGACCTCGCCCTCGCCCTCGGGAGCGCCGCCACCCTCGGGGAGGCGCTGAACCTCTGCCTGGGTGCGGCGGTGCAGGCAGCAGGTGCCGATGCCGGCGCCGTCTATATGACCGACGACGGGAGCGGGGACCTTGTCCTTGCCGCCACCACCGGAGTCCCCCCGGCCTTTGCCGGGATGATGAGACGGTTTGATACCGGCACCACGGTGGCCTCACTCCTTTCAGGCCCGGCATCGGCCTCCTGGAAGGCTGGCGACCTCCCGGCCCTCGACCCCTCCTTCGCCCCCCTCGCGGAGGAAGGGATCGCCGGCGTGGCGGCGGTGCCGGTAAAGGACGGCGACCGCCTGATGGCCGTCTTCCTCGTCGCCTCACGGCGCCATACAGAGATACCGGCGTACGGCATCAGGGCCCTGGAGACGACCACCGCCCAGGTCGCCAATGTCATCGGCAGGATCAGGGCGCAGGAGACAGTGAAGACTGAGCGCGACCGCGCCCAGCGCTATCTTGACGTGGCGCGGGTGATGATCGCGGTCATCGGGCCAGACGGGACGATCGAGCGGATGAACAGGATGGGGTGCCGCATCCTCGGCTACGAAGAGGAGGAGATCACCGGAAAGAACTGGTTTGCGGCCCTCGTCCCGGCACACCTCCGTCCCCGCCTGGAGGCGAACTTCACAAAGATCATGGCCGGCGAGGTCGTCCCTCCTGACGAGGAGGAGAGCCCGGTGCTCGGGCGCGGCGGCGATGAGGTCTGCATCCTCTGGCACAACGCTATCGTGCGTGATGATACCGGGACAATCACCGGCATGGTCTCCTCGGGGACCCCCCTGCCCCCCTCCCGGTAA